Proteins found in one Micropterus dolomieu isolate WLL.071019.BEF.003 ecotype Adirondacks linkage group LG10, ASM2129224v1, whole genome shotgun sequence genomic segment:
- the LOC123977342 gene encoding ribonucleoside-diphosphate reductase subunit M2 → MLSARAPLSVHNENTVSSQISKMSLDKENTPPSLNTTRILASKTARKIFADPAPKAMKSSGEEEEPLLKENPRRFVIFPIQYHDIWQMYKKAEASFWTAEEVDLSKDLQHWESLKDEERYFISHVLAFFAASDGIVNENLVERFTQEVQVTEARCFYGFQIAMENIHSEMYSLLINTYIKEPTEREYLFNAIETLPCVKKKADWAINWIGNKNANYGERVVAFAAVEGIFFSGSFAAIFWLKKRGLMPGLTFSNELISRDEGLHCDFACLMFKHLVNKPSSETVSSIIRNAVEIEQEFLTEALPVKLIGMNCELMKQYIEFVADRLMLELGFSKLYRVENPFDFMENISLEGKTNFFEKRVGEYQRMGVMSGATDNTFRLDADF, encoded by the exons ATGCTTTCTGCTCGCGCTCCTCTGTCCGTCCACAACGAGAACACAGTCAGCAGCCAGATCAGCAAGATGTCGCTGGACAAAGAAAACACG CCGCCGAGTCTGAACACGACCCGGATCCTGGCGTCTAAAACCGCGCGGAAGATCTTCGCCGACCCTGCG cccaAAGCCATGAAGAGCAGtggcgaggaggaggagcctCTGCTGAAGGAGAACCCTCGCCGCTTCGTCATCTTCCCCATCCAGTACCACGACATCTGGCAGATGTACAAGAAGGCCGAGGCCTCTTTCTGGACCGCAGAGGAG gtggaTCTGTCCAAGGACCTGCAGCACTGGGAGTCTCTGAAGGACGAGGAGCGCTACTTCATCTCGCACGTGTTGGCGTTCTTCGCCGCCAGTGACGGCATCGTCAACGAGAACCTG GTGGAGCGCTTCACACAGGAAGTGCAGGTGACGGAGGCCAGGTGTTTCTACGGTTTCCAGATCGCCATGGAGAACATCCACTCCGAGATGTACAGCCTCCTGATCAATACCTACATCAAGGAGCCCACAGAGAG AGAATACCTGTTCAACGCCATCGAGACTCTGCCGTGCGTGAAGAAGAAGGCCGACTGGGCGATCAACTGGATCGGCAACAAGAACGCCAACTACG GAGAGCGTGTGGTGGCCTTCGCAGCCGTGGAGGGAATCTTCTTCTCTGGTTCCTTCGCCGCCATCTTCTGGCTGAAGAAGAGGGGTCTGATGCCCGGCCTGACCTTCTCCAACGAGCTCATCAGCAGAGACGAG GGTCTGCACTGTGACTTCGCCTGTCTGATGTTCAAACACCTGGTGAACAAGCCGTCGTCAGAGACCGTCAGCAGCATCATCAGGAACGCCGTGGAGATCGAGCAG gAGTTCCTGACCGAGGCTCTGCCGGTGAAGCTGATCGGGATGAACTGTGAGCTGATGAAGCAGTACATCGAGTTTGTAGCTGACAGGCTGATGCTGGAGCTCGGCTTCTCAAAG CTCTACCGGGTGGAGAACCCCTTCGACTTCATGGAGAACATCTCTCTGGAGGGAAAGACCAACTTCTTTGAGAAGCGCGTGGGCGAGTACCAGAGGATGGGCGTGATGTCTGGCGCCACGGACAACACCTTCAGGCTGGACGCAGACTTCTGA